The Chitinophaga sp. Cy-1792 genome contains the following window.
GGCAGGAGACGAAAGCTCCTGGGCACTGCTCTCTTACATGGCAAGAATCAACTATGCCTTTGATGAAAGATATATGCTGACACTTACCGCCCGTATGGACGGATCTTCCAGGCTGGCCGCAGGCAACAAATGGCATAGCTATCCCGCTATTTCTGCCGGATGGAATATCAGTAAAGAATCGTTTATGCAGTCCATCGGATGGATATCCAGCCTGAAGCTGAGAGCCGGCTGGGGACAGACATCCAACCAGGCAGTATCTCCGTATTCATCACTAGGCCTTGTTACCAACAATAACTATCTCACCGCACCAGGAAATACCATCCGTTACAACTTCGGACCAACAGTGGTTACAGGTTACCAGGTGGTTTCTCTTCCTAATCCAAACCTGGAGTGGGAATATACACAAACCAGGAACTTTGGTGTAGACTTCGGCTTGCTGGACAACAGACTTTCCGGTTCACTCGAATATTACTATGCCAAAACCAATAATATCCTGTACGGCGTATCGCTGCCACCCACTTCAGGTGTGGCCGGCAACTATACCAGCAACGTAGGAGAGATGGAAAATAAAGGTATGGAGCTGTCACTCTCCTCCGTGAACGTACGTTCCAGAAGCGGCTTCACCTGGACTACAGACCTGAACCTCTATTTCAACAGGAACAAAGTGCTGAAACTCAGCAATGGCGTAACACAGGACATCGCTAACCAGCTCTTCGTGGGATACCCGATGTCTGCCATCTATGACTATAAAAAACTCGGCATCTGGCAAACCAGTGAGGCAGCAGAAGCAGCCAAATATGGTGCTACTCCCGGACAGATCAAACTGGAAGACCACGGCGGCCCTGGCGGCAAGCCAGATGGCGTTATCAGCGAATTATACGACCGCTATGTAATCGGTGATATGGATGCCAGGCTCCAGGGCGGTATGACCAACCGCTTCTCCTATAAGGGGGTAGACCTCAGCTTCACCATGTATGCCCGCTTTGGCGGCCTGCTGGTGAGCCAGGTACATCAATCCAATGCCTCTTACCTGACAGTAATGGACGGTAAAAGAAGTGGTATCAAAGTAGACTACTGGACACCTACCAATCCCAGTAACTGGTTCCCTGAGCCGCAGACGCAGATCAGCAATATCAGTACTGCCTGGACCACCCTCGGCTATTACGATGCAACCTTTCTGAAACTCCGTAGCATCAACCTGGGATATAGCTTCAGCAATGCCATGCTCCAGCGCCTCAAAGCACAGAAACTTCGTTTATACTTCACCGTCGACAACGTGGCCACCCTGTTTTCTCCTTATTTCAAACAGACAGGCATAGATCCGGAAGGTACAGGTACAGGCAGCCAGGGTGTTGGTAACCCGGGTAACCTCCGCAGCAATACCAATGGCAACGGCGCGATCACTATCGGCGTTTCCACACCTCCGTCAAGAACTTACACCTTCGGCGCCAACGTTTCTTTCTAACCGGTAAAACTTGCATCGTATGAAATCATTACATAAAATTATCAGTCTTGTTGCCGGTGGTATCCTGCTATCTACTTCCTCCTGCAATAAAAAACTGGAAGAACATCCATATACTGTCTTTTCTGTCGACTATTTCAAAACCCCTGCGGGTATTAAGAATGCCGTGTACTCACTGTATTCGGGTATGCGTTACGATTACGGCCCGGAAGGTGCTGTAGGTATTGCCGTAGATGGTACAGATGAATTTACCTACGCATCAGAACCGCGCAACGGCTCCGGCGGTACAGGTGATTACCTTACCCTGGGTAACTATTCGCTTGACTTCGCCAATGGTGCCATTCAGACACCATGGAACCGTAACTACTCCAATATCAACCTCGCCAATGCGGTAGTGGAATTTGCGCCGACAGTAGCTTTGTCTGACGTAGACAGAGCAACCGTACTCGGAGAAGCCCGCTTCCTGCGCGCCTTGTATTATATGCTGCTGGTAGAGCAGTTTGGTGCAGTACCCGTAGATTTAGGTAGCGGAGATCTGAAGTTTAACCAGACAGCCTTCCAGGGATTCAATCGTTTGCCCGTTAGCGATATACTCGTGAAAGATTATAAAGTAATTATTGATGACCTGACATTTGCATCCCAGAACCTGCCAGACAAGCGCCCTGCCGGTGAATTCCGCCTCTGCAAGGCTGCCGCTTTTCATATGCTGGCAAAAGCGTATATCCATAAAGGTTATTCCGGCGCCAAAGAAGCTACTGACTTCAGTAAAGCATATACTGCCGCCATGGAAGTGATCAATAATCAATCTAAATATGGCGTGGCGTTACAACAGAATTATGCGGACGTACATAAGCCAGGCAATGATTATAACAGCGAGATTTTGTATTCCGTAGAGCGTATTCCGGGAAACAACATCGCCAATGAAGTAGGTAACCCTACTGGTATTGGTGGTTCCAAGGGAATAGATGCCAATAATGATTTTGTAGGAGATTATACCTCTGTAAAAGCGCCACTGGCTTCTTCTTCCACGCAGCCGGTAGGTACACGTACCACGCAGTATGGCAGGCCTATACGTCGTTTCTGTCCAACCCCATGGCTGTACAATACTGCCTTTGCGGATAAGGATAACGACAGCCGCTATGATGGCACCTTCCGTACCGTGTACGTGGCTTCTCAGACAGGTGGTGGCTTTACTGCCAATACCGATACCGCGTTTATCCTTGCCAAAACCAACCGGATAGCCGACTCACTGAATGGTGTACTACCATTAGGGCCACGACTCAAACCTTACCGCGTGATTGCACCAAGAGAGTTTTATATGATCGGTGGTTCTATCGATCCTGCGGTAACCGCTAACTTCTATCCAAGTTTAAGCAAGTATGAAGATCCTAATAAACTGGCCGCCAATGATGAGGGCGGACGTCCTTTTGTGGTGAGCAAACTGTCGGAAGTATACCTGCTGGCCGCTGAGGCAGCACTGCAGGACAATCATGCCGCAGATGCAGTAACGCTGATCAATGTATTAAAACTCCGTGCAGCATATCGCCCGGGATTGACAACTACAGATATCAATAACCGTTACAATGCCATCAAGGTAAATGATGTGGCAAACATCACACTGGACTTTATCCTGGATGAAAGAACAAGAGAGCTTTGTGGTGAAAGTATGCGCTGGCCTGATCTGGCGGTGCGTGGTAAACTGGTGGAAAGAGTGAAGAAGTTCAATCCTGATGCCGGCAATATCAAAGACTTCCACGTATTGCGTCCTATCCCTAAAGGCCAGCTCGATGCCGTGGCTGATAACAACAAGGCGCAATATCAGAATCCTGGTTATTAATCTTCCTAAACCAACGCTAAATATTATTATATGCCTGGCATACCTAAATATTTTCCTATACTGCTGCTCGCTGCCACTGCGTGCCTGGGCGGCTGCAAAAAAAATGTAGACACAGGTATCCTGTCTACCGGCAACTTTGGCGACACCACTGGCGTGCTGAAAGATGCTGCTACATTCCCTATCGGAACTGCTGTCAATAATGGCCCTATGCAGGATGCGCAATTTCTGGCCATTACAAAAAGGGATTTCAGCTCTGTTACCTTCGGCTATGAAATGAAGCATGGTGCTGTCGTAAAAGATAATGGAACCATCGATTTTACCACACCTGATGCGATGGTGAGTCAGCTGGGTAACATCACCATCTGGGGGCATACACTCTGCTGGCACCAGAACCAGAATGCTACTTACCTGAAAAGCTTTGCCGGTATCGTTATACCTGCGGCCGCAGAACTCTCTACCAACGGTGGTTTTGAGTCGGGGCTCACCGGCTGGTCTGTATTTAACTCTGGTAATCCAAGTGGCTCCGCCACTATCACTGCCACTACTGTAGCGAGTGAAGTACACAGCGGTACCGGCGCCATGAAAGTAGTAAACCCTACTGCCTATCCTGGGAGTCAGTGGCGTGTGCAGGTATCCAGCAGCACATTTGCTACCACACCTGGTAAGAGCTACATCATATCTTATTGGGTGAAGGCCTCATCAGCAGGTGGTTCTATACGTTTGTCCCTGGGAAGCGCTCCTGCTGCTGGTTCTTCACAGTACCAGGGAGATCAGACCATTGGTACCAGCTGGCAGCAGGTCAGCTTTAATTTTACTGCCGCTACAGCTACCAATACCTTTTTGTTTGATATGGGGCAGGCGGCCAATACCTATTATATCGATGACGCCAGCATTAAGGAAGCCATCGCACAGCCAGACCAGTCGCAGATTGCCGTGAAACTGGATACGGCCCTTAAAACCTTCATTACTTCCATGGTGACGCATTATAAATCCAGGGTACATGCCTGGGATGTGGTCAACGAGCCATTTGCAGATAATCCGGTGGCGATACGTACTAACGTCAACACCAGTACGGACGCGAAAGACGTGCTGGTATGGTCTAACTACCTGGGCCGCGATGCAGCCTATAAAGCCTTTAAATACGCAGAGGCAGCAGATCCTGCCGCAGACCTTTTCATCAATGATTATAACCTCGAATCCAACAATGCCAAGCTGGATTCCCTGCTGGCTTTCGTAAAAGAGCTGAAAGCGAGAGGTTGTAAAGTCGATGGTATTGGTACACAGATGCACGTATCCCGTACTTCCAACCTGGGAGGTATTGATAATATGATGCAGAAGCTGGGCGCCAGCGGGCTTAAAATTCGTATATCCGAGCTGGATGTGAAAGCCGTGGCAGGTAGTGCTGCCGGTGGTCCTACACCACAGCTGCTGGCTTATCAGGCAGTAGTTTACAAATATGCGGTAGAGAGCTATATGAAATATATACCGGCAGCACAACGTGCGGGTATTACTATCTGGGGTATCAACGATAAAAACAGCTGGCTCTATAATAATGGCGCCGAATATCCGCTGATATACGATAATAATTATAACAAGAAACCTGCGTACAGTGCTGTATTGCAGGGATTAAAAGGTAAATAAAAAAAGATGTACAGGAATCGCGTTATTTTAATCACTTTACTGAGCTCTTTTTCAGCAGCTGCGTTCGCGCAGCTGCCTGCCTATAAAAATAAGCAGCTGTCGCCGGAGCAGCGGGCCAAAGACCTGCTCCAGCGCATGACATTGGAAGAGAAGGTAATGCAGACACAGTGTCTGTGGTCACAGAAAACAACTATACTGAATGAAAGCGGGGACGACTTCGACGAAGCCAAAGCCGCAGCAGTACTGAAAAATGGAATGGGTGAACTGGCACGCCTCAACGAAAAAGGCGGCCCTAACAGTGGTGGGCGTTATCCTAAAGACCAGGCTGTACTGTACAACAAAATTCAGCATTACTTTATTGATAAAACACGTTTAGGCATTCCTGTTATGATCCATGAAGAATCTTTACATGGACAGGAAACACAGGACGCCACCAACTTCCCGGTGCCTATGGCACTGGCCAGTACCTGGAATGAGCAGCTGCTGGGAGAAGTATACAGCAGCGTTGCTGCGGAAGTGCGTGCCCGTGGCGGACAGCAAGTGCTGGCCCCCGTGGTGGATATCACCCGCGACCCCCGCTGGGGCCGTACAGAAGAGACCTTAGGGGAAGACCCTTACCTGATCTCCAGACTGGCGGTAGCGGAAATAAAAGCCTATCAGGGCGACGGTATTTATCTTGCCAAAGATAAAGTAGCCGCCACCCTTAAACACTTTGGTATACACGGACAAAGTGAAGGTGGCCTGAATGTATCACCCAGTAACATAGATGAAAGAACAGCCAGAGAGGTGTTCTTCAAACCTTTCAAGTTGGCCGTACAGGAAGCAGGCGCCATGAACGTAATGGCCTGCTACAATGAAGTATTCGGACTGCCGGCACATATCAACAGCTTCCTGCTGAAAGATATCCTGCGCAAGGAATGGGGCTTTAAAGGCGTGGTGGTTTCTGACTACTATGCAGTCCGCGATGTACAGACATTGCACAAGATTACACCTTCCCTGGATGAAGCAGGCGTACTGTCGCTCAATGCGGGTGTCGACCTCGAAACACCAGACCCTGACGGATTTAAGCATCTTGCGGCACAGGTAAAAAATGGTAAGGTGAGCATGGCTACCCTCGATGGTGCCGTTATGCGTATCCTGATCAATAAATTCAGGGTAGGCTTGTTTGATGATCCTTATGTAGACCCTGCGGTAGCGGATACATTGGTAGGCAGTCCTGCGAAACGTGCCGTAGCCTATAAAGCGGCCACCGAGAGTATGGTGCTGCTGAAGAATGATCATCAGTTTTTGCCGCTGGATAAAAGCAAAATCAAAACCATTGCCTTCATTGGCCCTAATGCTGATAAATGTCTGCTGGGTGGATATTCCGGTAAACCACGCGTATGTACGTCGCCGTTAGCTGCCCTTAAAGAGCGTTATGGTAATGATATGAAAATCCTGTATGCAGAAGGAGCTACCCTGACCAATATCAATGACTGGGGCGCTGATACAATCGAGCTGGCAGATAAAGCCAAAGCCAGAGAGAAGATAGCAGAAGCCGTAGAAGTGGCAAAGCAGGCGGATGTTGTGGTGCTGTTTGTAGGTGGCAACGAAAGCATGAGTAGAGAAGGATGGGGTAGTAATCACCTGGGAGATCTTCCTACACTGGAATTATTAAACGGGCAGAATGAGCTGATCAGGGCCGTGGTGGCTACAGGAAAACCGGTATGTGCCATGGTGAACAGTGGTCCTCCGCTGAGTATCGGCGCGCTCGTTGGGGAGGTGCCTGCTGTAATGCAGTGCTGGTACCTGGGCCAGGAAGGCGGATATGCAATGGTAGATGCGCTGTTCGGAAAAGTTAATCCAAGTGGTAAACTGCCAATTTCATTTCCACGGACAGCCGGGCATATTCCTGCTTACTACAACTATAAGCCATCGGCCAGAAGAGGCTACAATCTTGGCTTTGACGTGAGCCCGCTGTTTGCATTCGGCCACGGTCTCAGCTATACGACGTTTGAATACAGCAAACCGGTATTGTCTAAAGCGGCAATCAAAGCAGGTGAAAAAGTAAATATCAGGGTGGTGGTAAAAAATACCGGTAAAGTAAGTGGTGCAGAAACAGTACAGCTCTATATCAGGGATGACTATTCTTCTGTTACCAGGCCGGTAAAGGAATTGAAAGGCTTCCATAAGATCTGGCTGAACCCTGGCGAATCGAAGGAAGTGAGCTTCACCATTGATGCAGAGGCGTTGTCGTTCTACAATAAAGACATGAAATGGATAGTAGAACCAGGCACCTTTACCTGTATGGTGGGAACATCTTCCGATAAAACTGATGATGTAGTACTTACTGTTCAATAGATTTTTGCAGATGAGATTAATGGAGAAAACCATGCGTTGGTTTGGACCGCAGGACCCGGTGAGCCTGGATTACATCCGGCAGGCCGGTTGTACAGGTGTTGTCACCGCCCTGCACCAGATTGCCCCCGGCGAAATATGGACTATAACGGAAATAGATACACGAAAAGAGCTGATCCATGCTGCAGGTCTTAGCTGGACGGTAGTAGAGAGTTTACCGGTAAGCGAGGATATCAAACGACAGAGCGGGAATTACCTGCAGCATATAGAAAATTATAAAGAGAGTTTGCGCAACCTGGCAGCATGTGGTATTAAGGTGATTACCTATAACTTCATGCCGGTGCTGGATTGGGTAAGAACAGACATTTCCTGGCGGCTGCCGGATGGCGCTATTGCCCTGCGTTTTGAGAAACTGGCATTTATCGCTTATGATATCTTCCTGTTGCAGCGGCCCATGGCAGATAAAGATTACACGAGGGAAGAGGTGAAGGCGGCGATGGATTTACTGGATGGGCTGGATGAACAACAGCGCAACCGCCTGTTCGATAATTGCATGTTGGGCCTGCCGGGTACCAGCGGCCGATTTACACGAACAGCTGTACTCGACGCATTGGATACCTATAAAGGTATAGATGCAGACAGGCTACGGGAGCATCTCATCTATTTTCTAAAAGCAATTATTCCGGTGGCAACCGCCGGCGGACTAGTGATGGCTATTCATCCTGATGATCCGCCTTTTCCGGTGCTGGGACTGCCAAGGATTATGAGTACAGAGTCCGACATCGTGCGGGTGCTGGCAGCAGTGCCGGCCCTGGCAAACGGGCTGTGCTTCTGTACCGGGTCTTTAGGTGTAAGGCCGGACAACGACCTAACGGGAATGATTACACGTTATGGCGACAGGATACATTTTATTCATCTCCGCAATACACAGTCGGATAGCGGTGGCAATTTCCATGAATCCTGGCATCTGGAAGGCAATACCGATATGGCTGCCGTGGTGAGGTCGCTTTTGCAGCTGATGCAGCATGAGGATAGAAGCATTCCCATGCGGCCAGACCATGGCCACCAGCTGCTCGATGACCAGGCAAAAACCACCTATCCCGGATACTCCGCGATAGGGCGTTTGAAGGGGCTTGCAGAGTTGCGCGGACTGGAATTGGGTATCAGTAAAAGTATTTAACACGTTTAGAACTAAAAGGCTGAGCAATTCACGTTGGGGTAATTCACTTACCCTCGTGCAAATATTGAATTGAGCAGGGGGCGCTGTTGTCCGACAGCGCCCTTTTTTTGTTGGTATCTTTTAGGTAACTTGAGAGGACGGAAACATATTCATCTACCTAAATGATTATCTTATGAATGAACTGGAAGCAAAAGCTGGCATTCAGATAGCCAAACCCATCCACGAAGTGTATAATGCGATCGTTGATCCGGCGCAGATGTCCAACTATTTCATTGCAGAAGGTTCTGCAAAAATGGAAGCCGGGAAAGACATTACCTGGAAGTTCCCTGAATTCCCTGATACATTTACCATCAAAGTACTCGACCTGAAAGAACCTGAAGAAATCATATTTCAATGGGAAGGTTCGCCGGGATATCAGCTGAAAGTGGATATGCGCCTGGAAAAACGTCCCGACAACTCCACCGTCGTAAAAATCACAGAAGGCACCATGCCCAATACCGAAGCCGGTTTGAAGTGGATGCGCAGCAATACCGAAGGCTGGGCCAATTTTCTTGCCTGCCTGAAAGCATGGCTGGAATATAGCGTGCACCTGCGTAAAGGCGCATTTGACTATATGAAGAAGGATTAGAATTTTCTTGTAAATATTATTAAAGGCGTACCAAAATGCATTTTGCTTTTTGGTACGCCTTTTTTACTAAGGCATTGTTAGTATGGTTATCATGTTATTGATAATTATTTAATATTAAATTATAAATAATATATTTATGCAAAGTTTGTAGCCAAAATCTGTATGAAAAACTGACTATACCTATAAAAGAACCTATTAGTTTTGCGTGTGAAGTTATCCTATGCCTGTACCTATAGACTATTAGTATTTACTGTAGGGCTATTGGTTATAAAACCCACGACTGGCCATGCTCAGCGCCTGGATGCAGTTGGAAAAGAGAACCCGGTGAAAGTCAACGGAGGAATCGGATTGGAGCAGGTTGCCTACTTCTCTTCCGGATTGCCGGAAGGCAGGAGAGAGCCGTATAATTTCTTCCTCAACGGAAATATCAATTTCGATATCTACGGATGGGCTATTCCATTTTCATTTTCGTATACAAATCAAAGCAGGGTCGCATTTTCGCAACCTTTCAACCAGTATGGACTAACGCCAACGTATAAATGGATTACGGGGCATCTGGGATATTCCAGTATGAACTTTTCCAGTTATACAATGGCCGGGCATCTGTTTAACGGCGTTGGTGTAGACCTTGCGCCGAAAGGGCGCTTTAAGTTTAGCGCCATGTATGGCCGCCTGCAACAGGCCGTGCAGGAAGATACCACCAGAACAGATATTATTCCTGCGTATAAGCGTATGGGTTATGGCTTCAAAGCCGCTTACGGAGAAGGTAAGGATAATATTGAGCTGATCATGTTTAAGGCCAAGGATGACATTAATTCTATTCCAACCGTTAAAAGTACCCCCACACTCACCCCACAGGACAACCTCGTGATGGGAGTAGCAGGCAGCAAGCAGTTGTTTGGCAGGTTGATCGTAAACGCAGAAATAGCCTGGAGCGCATTAACCAGAGATACCAGGGCCGAAACGGATAGCGCCGGAAAGATTAAGCTACCCACCCTGGGCATGCTTGAAACCAATGCTTCAACTGCTGTATATACAGCCTGGAAATCAGGCCTGACCTATGCCGGGAAGAAATATTCCTTTGGTATCGCCTATGAATGGGTAGCACCGGAATACAAAACATTAGGCGCCTATTACTTTGCCAATGACTTTCAGAATATGACGGGCAACGTGCAGTTTAAAGCATTTAAGGATAAAGTGACTGCCAGCGTAAATGCGGGCTTGCAGCATGATAACCTGAATCATGATAAAATGAGTACCATGAGCCGTTTCGTGGGAGCGGCCAATGTTTCCTGGATAGCTACCAAAAAGATGAATATCAACTTCAGCTATTCCAACTTTCAGTCTTACGTAAATATCAAATCTGACTTCGATTATATCAACCAGGTATCTCCCTATCAAAACCTGGATACATTAAACTATACGCAGATTTCGCGCAATGCCGGTATGAGTATGAACTATGCGCTGTCACGTACGAAAGAGAAGTCATCTATGCTGATGTGCAACTTATCCTATATGCAGAGCATGGATAAACAGGGTGGGGTGAAACAGAATACCGGCGCGGTTTTCTATAACCTTAACAGTGCCTATAGTTTGCAGCTGACACCGCGCAACCTCTCTTTTACCTTTGGCTTCAATGCCAACCGTAATACAGCCATGAACAGGGAGAGTATAACGTTAGGGCCTACACTGGGTGTTAATAAACTATTGTTGGAAAAGAAACTTCGTACTTCTGGTACTATGTCGTGGAACGGTAGTTTCAATAATGGACAGTCCAGTATAAAAGTGCTGACAGCAAGGCTTTCAGGGTCATATGCCATTAAAAAGGTACATAACCTGAACCTGGGCATTACCGGCTTGAACAGGTCGGGCGGCACCAGTACAGCAAATTCAAAAAGTATTTCTGAACTCACTACCACACTGGGGTATAATTATAATTTTTAAAGCATGCCAGCTAGTATTTGCGGCCGTTCGCGTCATTTTTTACTGTTCCTGATAGGTTTGTTCGCTGTATTTACAGCGAAAGGGCAGCAGGCTACTTACCCGGTTATGGTAAACCTGCAGCTGAATCCGCCTTATAGTCTTTATCTGAGCGACTATGCAGCACCGGATATCCAGCGTATGCAGGTACATCTGCTGTTAAAAGATCTGACAGAATCTAATTATAAAGTAAGGCTAAGGATTAAGATAGAAGGACCAGGTATTACCCTGATGAGTAAGACAGGATTTTATGTAGCACCTATCTATATTAATGGTGGAGAGATGATCACCATCAGTGGCCCGGATCTGGCCACCTATCTGAATCCGCAGAACCTGCTGATACAGGGACTTGATAACAGCGCCTTCACCAAAGACGGCGCTAAACTGCCGGAAGGGATTTATAAGTTCACCGTAGAAGTGCTGGACTATGTCCGGAATACCGTAGTGTCTAACCCTGGTGCCGCCATCATATCCAGTTTCCTGAGTTATCCGCCGATTATCAATCTGCCGATGCGCGATACCAAAGTAGACGCTATGGACCCGCAGAATGTAGTGTTTCAGTGGATGCCGCGCTCTACTGCCTCTATCAATGCGGCGTTTAATATGGTATATAAATTCAGGCTGGTAGAACTGGTGCCGGCAAACAGAGATCCCAATGATGCCATGCGCTCACTGCGACCTATATACGAAAATATTGTAGACCAGACCATGTTGGTTTATGGCCCCGGAGAGCCGGCGCTGACGCCAGGAAACAACTATGCCGTGCAGGTACAGGCCATGGAAGTAACCGGCAGGGATATGTTTGTGAATGATGGATATAGTGAAGTAGTAAGATTTACCTATGGAGAGAAGTGCGGCGTACCATCACAGATAGTAGCATTCTTTGCCGGAAAGAATGAGCTGAAGCTCACCTGGGCGGCTAATACCACACAGCAGCAATATACCGTCAGGTATAGAGAAGGAGGGGAGACGCCATCCCAATGGTATGAAGATGTTTGTTACCTGCCACAGATAACGCTTTCAGGATTGAAACCAGGCAAGAAATATGAATATCAGCTGAAAGCCCAGTGCATCTGGGGTTATGGAGATTACTCTCCGGTAGATAGTTTCACTATGCCTAATGAAACGATGACCAAAGGCGACTTTGTATGCGGGAAATCATCAGCAGCATCAAAGATTACCAATACAAAAAATATTGAAGAGTTAAATAAAGGAGATGTTTTTGTTGCAGGTGACTTCAAAATAGAAGTGGATAGTGCCGGACTGGAAGCCAGTGGCTTCTCAGGTAATGGGCATGTAGAAATCCCATTGATGGGATATGTAGTGGTGCGGGTAACATTTAAAAACATCGGTGTTAATACGGATAAGCGGATGTACAGTGGTACAGTAGAACTGGCGAGAGATAGTTATGAGGCCGTGTCTAAGAAACTGCAGGATGAGATAGGTAATTATGTAGATCGCCTGGATGCAATTCTTGCGAATCCAACCGTGGAGAACCTGCTTTCTATTGATGCAGCAGAGGAAATAGCTGTGATAGATCGTATGAAAGGCTGGAATGGGCTGGATCAGAGTGTGCTTGATGCTTTTGATGACATTCGGGCAAAGCTGGAGGAGTTGAAAGCATTTCAGGATGCATTACCTGATATGACACCTGAGCAGCGTCAAACTGCCTTGCAGAAAGTAGTGAGTGACCTGAAGAAAGCAAAAGATCAGCTGAAAACTGCACTGGAAGAGCTGAAGAAGATACTGGCGGAGTTATTTAATCTCTATAAACAGGCCATTAAGAAGTTAAGAAAAGAATATACGGATGAGAAGATACAGACCTGGAGAGATGAAGCTAATAAAGCATCTCAGCAGCAGGATGCACTAAATGAAAATATCCTGCAGGCTGTATTACAGAATGTAAAAAATATTCCTGACGCAGGGGCCGGCAGTGGCAAAACTGCGGTACCGGATGAGGTAGTGATATTTGATGAAGGTTCCCTGGATATTGATGAAAAAGATGAAACACTGAAACTTGTGCTGCAATACAGAGATTTAATTACCCAATTGAATAAAGGTATTGTTTTACAATTGTTAGAGAAGGACCAGGATAATGAAGACCTGAAGCAAAAAGTTTTACTGGGCATCAAGGTAGATAAACAGACGTTCACAGACTATTATAAAACGCAGAAGGCCAAAAATGTGAGCGATGAGGATATGGTGCCTGGTGTGGCAGATGGAGTAATAGATTTGATTATTTCGAAACTAAAGATACTTTCAGCAGCAGCAAAATGAGAAAGATAATTCTGTTAATTGGGCTGATATTCGCAGCCAATGTATGTTTAGCGGTTGCTCCGGCTTTTGATCTGGAGAAAGAAATGGTAGGTAAGATTGCTGCCTATGTTAATGCCATCGTAGAAGAGAATGCCTACAATGATGCGCATAATCAATCTTATCTAAATAGGTATATTATTAGTGTTGATGCCAGCAAATTGCTGGCGGTTGATCCTAATAAATTCCTTTTCCAGGATACTGATTTTGGTAATGAAAGCTATATATCGACCAACGATGAAAAAGAGCTGAACGGAAAATTGTTGACGGCAAAGACTAATACGTCCATTTCTCCGTATCTGTTGATTATTAATAATCTGGCGCTCGTAGATGGTGGCAATATTTATGATGGAATAACCACCAAAGATATATTTGATGAAACTAATTTAAATATTGACAAAGAGAAGTATTATCCACGTTGGGTGGCATTAGAAAAAGAAAAAGCCTTTATTGAGAAACTGAAATCCGAGCTGGGAAATAAGCTGAATAATGCCATGTTTGTTTGCTGGACAAGGTTCAT
Protein-coding sequences here:
- the uxuA gene encoding mannonate dehydratase yields the protein MRLMEKTMRWFGPQDPVSLDYIRQAGCTGVVTALHQIAPGEIWTITEIDTRKELIHAAGLSWTVVESLPVSEDIKRQSGNYLQHIENYKESLRNLAACGIKVITYNFMPVLDWVRTDISWRLPDGAIALRFEKLAFIAYDIFLLQRPMADKDYTREEVKAAMDLLDGLDEQQRNRLFDNCMLGLPGTSGRFTRTAVLDALDTYKGIDADRLREHLIYFLKAIIPVATAGGLVMAIHPDDPPFPVLGLPRIMSTESDIVRVLAAVPALANGLCFCTGSLGVRPDNDLTGMITRYGDRIHFIHLRNTQSDSGGNFHESWHLEGNTDMAAVVRSLLQLMQHEDRSIPMRPDHGHQLLDDQAKTTYPGYSAIGRLKGLAELRGLELGISKSI
- a CDS encoding SRPBCC domain-containing protein, translating into MNELEAKAGIQIAKPIHEVYNAIVDPAQMSNYFIAEGSAKMEAGKDITWKFPEFPDTFTIKVLDLKEPEEIIFQWEGSPGYQLKVDMRLEKRPDNSTVVKITEGTMPNTEAGLKWMRSNTEGWANFLACLKAWLEYSVHLRKGAFDYMKKD
- a CDS encoding fibronectin type III domain-containing protein encodes the protein MPASICGRSRHFLLFLIGLFAVFTAKGQQATYPVMVNLQLNPPYSLYLSDYAAPDIQRMQVHLLLKDLTESNYKVRLRIKIEGPGITLMSKTGFYVAPIYINGGEMITISGPDLATYLNPQNLLIQGLDNSAFTKDGAKLPEGIYKFTVEVLDYVRNTVVSNPGAAIISSFLSYPPIINLPMRDTKVDAMDPQNVVFQWMPRSTASINAAFNMVYKFRLVELVPANRDPNDAMRSLRPIYENIVDQTMLVYGPGEPALTPGNNYAVQVQAMEVTGRDMFVNDGYSEVVRFTYGEKCGVPSQIVAFFAGKNELKLTWAANTTQQQYTVRYREGGETPSQWYEDVCYLPQITLSGLKPGKKYEYQLKAQCIWGYGDYSPVDSFTMPNETMTKGDFVCGKSSAASKITNTKNIEELNKGDVFVAGDFKIEVDSAGLEASGFSGNGHVEIPLMGYVVVRVTFKNIGVNTDKRMYSGTVELARDSYEAVSKKLQDEIGNYVDRLDAILANPTVENLLSIDAAEEIAVIDRMKGWNGLDQSVLDAFDDIRAKLEELKAFQDALPDMTPEQRQTALQKVVSDLKKAKDQLKTALEELKKILAELFNLYKQAIKKLRKEYTDEKIQTWRDEANKASQQQDALNENILQAVLQNVKNIPDAGAGSGKTAVPDEVVIFDEGSLDIDEKDETLKLVLQYRDLITQLNKGIVLQLLEKDQDNEDLKQKVLLGIKVDKQTFTDYYKTQKAKNVSDEDMVPGVADGVIDLIISKLKILSAAAK